The following are from one region of the Mannheimia granulomatis genome:
- the mepA gene encoding penicillin-insensitive murein endopeptidase, translated as MKLVKTLFISSIAMVATTANATQWEKIKTPVQGNAQSIGGYSNGCITGAQPLALKGEGYQVIRSLKNRYYGHPQLLDYLTKLAKKTKAAGVPTILIGDMGMPAGGRFASGHASHQTGLDADIWLKFGPMDDKTAQNPAGLATIMVNRTTERVDDNLWNQHHTNLIKLAATDSRVDRIFVNPAIKVKLCQTAGNDRGWLRKIRPWYGHDSHFHIRLSCPADAPSCENQSPVPAGDGCGEELYSWFEPKADTDTPRSKVLPTPPVQCQMILSENGLN; from the coding sequence ATGAAATTAGTTAAAACGCTTTTTATTTCAAGCATTGCAATGGTCGCAACCACCGCCAATGCAACCCAATGGGAAAAAATTAAAACCCCTGTGCAAGGTAATGCACAATCTATTGGTGGATACAGCAACGGCTGCATTACCGGTGCACAGCCCCTTGCCTTAAAAGGCGAAGGTTATCAAGTGATCCGCTCACTTAAAAATCGTTATTACGGGCATCCCCAACTACTAGATTACTTAACGAAATTAGCAAAAAAAACCAAAGCTGCCGGCGTGCCAACTATTCTAATTGGTGATATGGGAATGCCCGCTGGCGGACGTTTTGCCTCCGGTCATGCATCTCACCAAACCGGCTTAGATGCAGATATCTGGCTAAAATTTGGACCAATGGACGATAAAACCGCTCAAAACCCGGCAGGGCTTGCAACCATTATGGTAAATCGCACTACCGAACGAGTGGATGATAATTTATGGAATCAACACCACACTAATTTGATCAAACTTGCAGCAACAGACAGTCGTGTAGATCGTATTTTTGTCAACCCTGCTATCAAAGTCAAACTTTGTCAAACAGCCGGCAATGATCGTGGATGGTTACGTAAAATCCGCCCTTGGTATGGACATGACTCCCACTTTCATATTCGTTTAAGCTGTCCGGCTGATGCTCCAAGCTGCGAAAACCAATCACCTGTGCCGGCTGGCGACGGTTGTGGCGAGGAGCTTTATTCTTGGTTTGAGCCGAAAGCCGACACCGACACACCAAGATCAAAAGTGCTGCCAACACCACCGGTTCAATGCCAGATGATTTTATCCGAAAACGGTTTAAACTAA
- the aroC gene encoding chorismate synthase, whose translation MAGNSIGQLFKVTTFGESHGIALGCIVDGVPPNMELSEADLQPDLDRRKPGTSRYTTPRREDDEVQILSGVFEGKTTGTSIGLIIKNGDQRSQDYGDIAEKFRPGHADYTYQQKYCIRDYRGGGRSSARETAMRVAAGAIAKKYLREQFGIEVRGYLSQIGNVKIDPKTVENIEKIDWNAVNSNPFFCPDPVAVEGFDELIRQLKKEGDSVGAKLTVIAERVPVGLGEPVFDRLDADLAHALMSINAVKAVEIGDGFAVVEQRGSEHRDEMTPEGFLSNHAGGILGGISSGQPIIANIALKPTSSITIPGKSVNKNNEAVEVITRGRHDPCVGIRAVPIAEAMMAIVLLDHLLRFKAQCR comes from the coding sequence ATGGCAGGCAACAGCATTGGACAACTCTTTAAAGTAACGACTTTTGGCGAATCTCACGGTATTGCATTAGGCTGCATCGTAGATGGCGTGCCACCAAATATGGAACTAAGCGAAGCAGATTTACAACCGGATTTAGACCGCCGCAAGCCCGGCACATCTCGCTATACCACGCCACGCCGTGAAGATGATGAGGTGCAAATTCTCTCCGGTGTATTTGAAGGCAAAACTACCGGCACCAGCATTGGCTTAATCATCAAAAATGGTGACCAACGCTCGCAAGATTACGGAGATATTGCCGAAAAATTCCGCCCGGGACATGCTGACTATACTTACCAACAAAAATACTGTATTCGTGATTACCGAGGTGGTGGGCGTTCTTCCGCTCGTGAAACCGCCATGCGTGTTGCAGCAGGAGCGATTGCCAAAAAATATTTACGCGAACAATTTGGCATTGAAGTCCGTGGTTATTTATCGCAAATCGGAAATGTCAAAATTGACCCTAAAACAGTTGAAAATATAGAGAAAATTGATTGGAATGCGGTTAACAGTAATCCGTTTTTCTGCCCTGATCCTGTTGCTGTTGAAGGTTTTGATGAATTAATTCGCCAACTGAAAAAAGAGGGAGACTCAGTTGGTGCCAAATTGACGGTAATTGCCGAAAGAGTACCTGTGGGATTAGGCGAGCCTGTATTCGATCGTTTAGATGCCGATTTAGCTCACGCATTAATGTCTATCAATGCGGTGAAAGCGGTCGAAATCGGTGATGGTTTTGCGGTTGTTGAGCAACGTGGCAGTGAGCATCGTGATGAAATGACACCGGAAGGTTTTCTATCAAACCACGCAGGCGGTATATTAGGCGGTATTAGTTCGGGGCAACCGATTATTGCCAATATTGCCCTAAAACCGACTTCAAGTATTACTATTCCGGGCAAAAGTGTAAATAAAAACAATGAGGCGGTTGAAGTGATTACCCGTGGCAGACACGATCCTTGCGTGGGCATTCGTGCTGTGCCGATTGCAGAAGCCATGATGGCAATCGTATTGTTGGATCATTTATTACGCTTTAAGGCACAATGCCGTTAA
- the mscK gene encoding mechanosensitive channel MscK, with the protein MFKHILKTLFISLGLMLHVNNSYALSEIPTEKVIKQQLDSAKKLDQTDAKNKALVQTLEETLSLLSQIEKQKAENEALKQSIQESQKSLKNSRANLEKLKAEMIPAIEALDQKSTTDLQKELTATQSKLEVVQHDLSVINNNLVIQNTAPDKAQSTLTESVKRKQVINTLLASSSISSEERNKLETELELIELKSSYSQILLNGNENLSALYSAQLDEKKQAQQNLQAEITNLQSAIDNKIVEESKNKVEQAQAVQDQQNNATANPILLRELDTNTRVSQELLKQTKDMSQLSQDNLRIKSILDNLQQTQRNIEEQISSLQGTLVLSRIINKQKQALPQDELISGLSKQIADLRVRVFDITEFKDSFADPAAYIANLEKDEKITFTAKEKEQLTKVLQERSDTLSEMIKSLNNQLNLLINIELNQQQVKTISDTLQQKLQQQSFWVRSNSPMDLEWFSKFVDIAGYQFNDIGKKLNFSNWRDNLLPAGVLVTFLLCLAAFIQRQKNNIKRKLTQINSQLKTVATDSQWNTPIAIFWTVVLCLPSTLMFLACFIAITYISFQNPVEIWPWGLKMAVYWLYFAFMVAMLRPNGIGYVHFNMPQKSNEIFHNILKRSVWLIALLLNTSIFTNLEMGVAYDVIGQIMTIFTLILMIWMIVPAFRQAISTYENVTTGETKSSPNLLLTTVKVVLLIAPIILIILIVLGYYYTALVIIEHLVDSYFAIITWIIFRNILYRVFSISSRRLAYRRLQEKREAAKARAEQNNENSSEIEIPFELRDDSIAVSDVKNQMIKLIDFVLWVGLFLLLYWVWSDLVTVALYLDGITLWQQSVITQSGTIMESITLLNLLTAIIIIVVSVVLVRTLGGVLETLIFSHIKLSQGTPYTITTLLTYVIIALGAIFAFATLGMSWTKLQWLFTALSVGLGFGMQEIFANFVSGIIILFERPVRIGDTITIGTFSGKVSKIRIRATTLVDFDGKEVIVPNKAFVTERLVNWALSSTATRVIVKVGVGYGSDLELVKRLLLKVAEDNPKVLKDPAPRAFFLNFGASTLDHELRVYVNELADRTSTVDALNSEIHRVFNEHDIEIAFNQLDIFIKNNDTQDELKIDSKRFEFNTTDNAKHKEKE; encoded by the coding sequence ATGTTTAAACACATTTTAAAAACACTTTTCATCAGTTTAGGGCTAATGTTGCATGTCAATAATAGCTATGCTCTATCTGAAATTCCTACGGAAAAAGTAATAAAACAGCAGCTAGATAGCGCAAAAAAACTAGACCAAACCGATGCAAAGAATAAAGCATTGGTGCAAACACTTGAAGAAACGTTATCACTTTTATCTCAAATAGAAAAACAAAAAGCAGAAAATGAGGCGTTAAAACAATCTATTCAGGAATCTCAAAAATCACTGAAAAACAGCCGTGCTAATCTTGAAAAATTAAAAGCGGAGATGATTCCTGCCATCGAAGCCTTAGATCAAAAATCAACAACTGATTTGCAAAAAGAGTTGACCGCTACTCAATCTAAATTAGAGGTGGTGCAACATGACTTAAGCGTTATTAATAATAACTTGGTTATTCAAAATACCGCACCGGATAAAGCACAATCAACTTTAACTGAAAGTGTTAAACGTAAACAGGTAATCAATACTCTACTCGCTTCCAGCTCAATAAGTAGTGAGGAGAGAAACAAATTAGAAACCGAGCTGGAATTAATTGAGCTAAAAAGTAGCTATAGCCAGATTTTGTTAAATGGTAACGAAAATTTATCTGCTCTCTATTCAGCCCAATTGGATGAGAAGAAACAAGCTCAGCAAAACCTACAAGCTGAAATTACCAACTTACAGAGTGCTATTGACAACAAAATTGTTGAAGAATCCAAAAATAAAGTTGAACAAGCTCAAGCGGTTCAAGATCAACAAAATAATGCGACTGCAAACCCAATTCTTTTGCGTGAGTTAGATACCAACACACGTGTCAGCCAAGAGCTACTCAAACAAACAAAAGATATGAGCCAATTGTCGCAAGATAATTTACGCATTAAAAGTATTCTAGATAATTTACAACAAACTCAACGTAATATTGAAGAACAAATCAGCTCGCTTCAAGGCACTCTTGTGCTTTCTCGTATCATCAATAAACAAAAACAAGCCCTACCTCAAGATGAATTGATTTCCGGCTTATCTAAACAAATTGCTGATTTACGTGTACGAGTTTTCGATATTACAGAGTTTAAAGACTCTTTTGCTGACCCAGCCGCTTATATTGCCAACTTGGAAAAAGATGAGAAGATAACTTTCACTGCTAAAGAAAAAGAGCAACTGACCAAGGTCTTACAAGAGCGTTCCGACACTTTGTCAGAAATGATCAAGTCATTAAATAACCAACTTAATTTATTAATTAATATTGAATTAAACCAGCAACAGGTTAAAACCATCAGCGATACTTTGCAGCAAAAACTACAGCAACAAAGTTTCTGGGTGAGAAGTAACAGCCCGATGGATTTGGAATGGTTTAGCAAATTTGTAGATATCGCAGGCTATCAATTTAATGATATTGGCAAAAAACTTAATTTCTCAAATTGGCGGGATAATCTGTTACCTGCCGGAGTATTAGTTACTTTCTTATTGTGTTTGGCGGCCTTTATTCAACGCCAGAAAAACAATATTAAACGAAAGTTAACTCAAATTAATAGCCAACTTAAAACCGTTGCAACCGATAGTCAATGGAATACACCTATTGCGATTTTTTGGACAGTAGTACTTTGCCTACCGAGTACTTTAATGTTCTTAGCTTGCTTTATTGCTATAACCTATATTTCATTCCAAAACCCAGTGGAAATTTGGCCTTGGGGACTAAAAATGGCGGTTTACTGGCTTTATTTTGCTTTTATGGTCGCTATGTTACGTCCTAATGGTATCGGCTATGTCCATTTTAATATGCCACAAAAAAGTAATGAAATATTCCATAACATCTTAAAACGCTCTGTATGGTTGATTGCCCTACTGTTAAACACCTCAATCTTCACTAACTTAGAGATGGGGGTAGCTTATGATGTGATCGGGCAAATCATGACTATTTTTACCCTAATTTTAATGATTTGGATGATTGTTCCTGCCTTTAGGCAAGCAATCTCAACCTATGAGAATGTAACAACAGGGGAAACCAAAAGCTCACCGAATCTTTTGCTAACCACAGTTAAAGTAGTCTTGCTAATTGCACCAATCATTCTGATTATTTTAATTGTACTGGGATATTACTATACTGCTTTAGTGATTATAGAGCATTTAGTTGACTCTTATTTTGCAATTATTACTTGGATTATTTTCCGTAATATTTTATACCGCGTATTTTCTATTTCATCACGCCGATTAGCTTATCGCCGTTTACAGGAAAAACGTGAGGCAGCCAAAGCAAGAGCCGAACAAAACAATGAAAATTCTAGCGAAATTGAGATTCCATTTGAATTAAGAGATGACTCCATTGCAGTAAGTGATGTCAAAAACCAAATGATAAAATTAATTGATTTCGTACTTTGGGTAGGACTCTTCTTGCTTCTCTACTGGGTATGGTCAGATTTAGTAACGGTTGCGCTTTACTTAGATGGTATTACCTTATGGCAACAAAGTGTAATTACCCAATCCGGCACAATAATGGAGTCCATCACTTTACTTAACTTACTGACAGCAATTATTATTATTGTGGTTTCTGTAGTATTAGTAAGAACGCTAGGCGGGGTTTTAGAAACACTTATCTTCTCACACATTAAGTTATCTCAAGGTACACCTTATACTATTACAACCTTATTAACCTATGTCATCATTGCATTAGGGGCGATATTTGCCTTTGCAACATTAGGGATGTCTTGGACTAAACTTCAATGGCTATTTACTGCTCTATCCGTTGGTTTAGGTTTTGGTATGCAAGAGATCTTTGCTAACTTTGTATCCGGCATTATTATCTTGTTCGAACGCCCTGTGCGAATTGGTGATACAATCACAATCGGTACTTTTAGCGGTAAAGTCTCTAAAATCCGTATTCGTGCGACAACCTTAGTGGATTTTGACGGCAAAGAAGTGATTGTACCGAACAAAGCTTTCGTAACCGAACGCTTGGTTAACTGGGCCTTAAGCAGTACTGCAACCCGAGTGATTGTGAAAGTCGGTGTCGGTTACGGATCTGATTTAGAACTCGTAAAACGCTTACTCTTAAAAGTCGCAGAAGACAATCCAAAAGTATTAAAAGATCCGGCACCGCGAGCTTTCTTCTTAAACTTTGGAGCAAGTACACTAGACCACGAACTGAGGGTTTATGTAAATGAACTGGCAGATAGGACCTCAACCGTCGATGCATTAAACAGCGAAATTCATCGTGTCTTTAATGAACACGACATTGAGATCGCATTCAACCAGCTCGATATTTTTATTAAAAATAACGACACACAAGACGAACTAAAAATTGATTCAAAACGTTTTGAATTTAACACAACAGACAACGCAAAGCATAAAGAAAAGGAATAA
- the menE gene encoding o-succinylbenzoate--CoA ligase: MVADCSFFPTSFWATHTAQKIAIIWEKDQSDYFSSLPSQLSWAELHQLLQQVSVFFQQKGITSQSLVAYSGTHRLCGLLTYCTTLAMGAKILMLNPALSDFQRQTILEDNGVDILICEDDFANFSAKMTACYHFPKLNIQQAATLTLTSGSIGKPKAVVHSISAHLASAEGVCELMGFEKQHSWHLSLPLFHVSGQGIIWRWLLKGATLYLTENKANFFKTLEKVTHSSLVPTQLQRYLNQLTKPTSLKCLLGGAHIPAELLEKAQQYGITTFASYGMTEMASTICAVKNESDNVGFPLKYREVKLENNEIWVKGESLALGYWQKNHTIRPLVNEQGWFQTKDKGVCNAQKQLVIKGRLDNMFISGGENIQPEEIELVIFHSQLVEQVFILPIPDKEFGQRPVAVLQFKNPDFSQELNKLKIWLSDKLEKFKHPVAYYLLDIEKYQKQGTIKISRTELQKDLNNKIIKEIHV; this comes from the coding sequence ATGGTCGCTGATTGTTCTTTTTTTCCGACTTCCTTTTGGGCTACTCATACAGCTCAAAAGATCGCTATTATCTGGGAAAAAGATCAGTCAGACTATTTTTCATCTCTCCCATCTCAATTAAGTTGGGCTGAATTACATCAATTACTTCAACAAGTTTCAGTCTTTTTTCAACAAAAAGGGATAACCTCCCAAAGCTTAGTCGCCTATAGTGGAACCCATCGCTTATGTGGTCTTTTAACCTACTGTACAACACTAGCAATGGGGGCAAAGATTTTAATGTTAAATCCTGCTCTATCCGATTTCCAACGGCAAACTATCTTAGAAGATAACGGGGTTGACATACTCATTTGTGAGGATGACTTTGCAAATTTTTCTGCAAAAATGACCGCTTGTTATCATTTTCCTAAACTTAACATTCAACAGGCAGCCACCTTAACATTGACCTCAGGTTCTATAGGTAAACCCAAGGCGGTCGTTCATTCTATTTCCGCTCATTTAGCCAGCGCTGAAGGTGTCTGTGAATTAATGGGTTTTGAAAAACAACATAGCTGGCATCTCAGCTTGCCACTCTTTCACGTGTCAGGACAAGGGATTATCTGGCGTTGGTTACTAAAAGGCGCCACCCTTTATCTAACTGAAAATAAAGCCAATTTTTTTAAGACGCTTGAAAAAGTCACTCATAGTTCGCTCGTACCGACTCAATTACAGCGTTACCTTAACCAATTAACAAAACCGACTTCTCTAAAATGTTTACTTGGTGGAGCTCATATTCCAGCGGAATTGCTAGAAAAAGCACAACAATATGGTATTACCACCTTTGCCAGTTATGGGATGACGGAAATGGCCTCTACCATTTGTGCAGTGAAAAATGAATCGGATAATGTAGGTTTTCCACTGAAGTATCGAGAAGTAAAATTAGAAAATAATGAAATTTGGGTAAAAGGCGAAAGCTTAGCATTAGGTTATTGGCAAAAAAATCACACAATTCGACCGCTTGTCAATGAACAAGGCTGGTTTCAAACCAAAGATAAAGGGGTATGTAACGCACAGAAACAGCTTGTAATAAAGGGGCGATTAGATAATATGTTTATTTCCGGAGGAGAAAATATCCAACCGGAAGAAATTGAACTGGTGATTTTTCACTCTCAACTAGTAGAACAAGTTTTTATTTTACCTATCCCGGATAAAGAATTTGGTCAACGTCCTGTTGCTGTATTGCAATTTAAAAATCCGGATTTTTCACAAGAACTTAACAAATTGAAAATTTGGCTGTCTGATAAATTGGAAAAATTCAAACATCCGGTTGCCTACTATCTGCTAGATATTGAAAAATATCAAAAACAAGGCACAATCAAAATCTCCAGAACGGAGTTACAAAAAGATTTAAACAATAAAATAATAAAGGAAATCCATGTTTAA
- the seqA gene encoding replication initiation negative regulator SeqA produces the protein MKRIEIDDELYQYIASRTQSIGETASDILRRLLRLPESPQPFVLVQEHMINELKELVKSPSRATKKDESNIEKTVSKLEHILESEHFINENKNVVRFIMLLAALYRSNPETFAKATENVRGNERIYFSQSEEEILSTGSSVKAKQIPDSPFWVITNNNTARKGLILKAVMESMKVPSHLIERIQSLFV, from the coding sequence ATGAAAAGAATCGAAATTGATGATGAATTATATCAGTATATTGCAAGTCGTACACAATCTATTGGTGAAACTGCGTCAGATATCTTACGTCGTTTACTACGCTTGCCAGAATCACCTCAACCGTTTGTTTTAGTACAAGAACATATGATTAACGAGCTTAAAGAGTTAGTAAAAAGCCCCTCTCGTGCTACAAAAAAAGATGAATCTAATATTGAAAAAACCGTTTCTAAACTAGAACATATCCTAGAATCTGAGCATTTTATCAATGAAAATAAAAATGTTGTGCGCTTTATTATGCTATTAGCCGCATTATATCGCTCAAATCCGGAAACTTTCGCCAAAGCAACTGAAAATGTGCGAGGTAACGAGCGAATTTATTTCTCACAAAGTGAAGAAGAGATTTTATCTACCGGCAGCAGCGTAAAAGCAAAACAGATCCCAGATTCCCCTTTTTGGGTCATCACCAACAATAATACTGCGCGTAAAGGCTTAATTCTTAAAGCGGTTATGGAGTCAATGAAAGTGCCAAGCCACTTAATTGAGCGTATCCAATCACTTTTTGTATAA
- a CDS encoding alpha/beta fold hydrolase, producing the protein MTKQPLLHFSYQPVENNPNAQTMVFLHGLFGDLNNLGIIAKAFAEEYAVLRVDLRNHGRSFHADEMDYQIIAEDLKCLFNELKIQNTIIVGHSMGGKSAMALADIAPELVDKLVIIDIAPVTYTQNRHQQIIAGLTAVRNAKPETRQQAKAIMVEYIPDEGIQQFMLKSFDNASEESFRFNLTALSQNYQHLMDWHEVRVDKPTLFIKGALSDYIQQEYTNTILSQFPQAKSFIVANADHWVHAEKPDAVVRAITKFLEKSRE; encoded by the coding sequence ATGACAAAACAACCTCTTTTACACTTTAGTTATCAGCCTGTAGAAAATAATCCGAATGCCCAAACCATGGTGTTTTTACACGGTTTGTTTGGAGATTTGAATAATCTTGGGATTATCGCAAAAGCCTTTGCCGAAGAGTATGCTGTTTTACGTGTGGATCTGCGAAACCATGGACGATCTTTCCACGCAGACGAAATGGATTACCAAATAATTGCCGAAGATCTAAAATGTTTATTCAATGAATTAAAGATTCAAAATACAATAATTGTAGGCCATTCAATGGGCGGCAAAAGTGCAATGGCATTAGCTGATATAGCCCCTGAATTAGTGGATAAATTAGTGATTATTGATATAGCACCGGTAACTTATACGCAAAATCGTCATCAACAAATTATTGCAGGCTTAACAGCAGTGCGAAATGCCAAGCCGGAAACTCGACAGCAAGCCAAAGCGATTATGGTAGAATATATTCCTGACGAGGGGATCCAACAATTTATGCTTAAATCTTTTGATAATGCAAGCGAGGAGTCATTCCGTTTTAATTTAACAGCACTTAGCCAAAATTATCAGCACTTAATGGATTGGCATGAGGTAAGAGTAGATAAACCAACCCTTTTTATTAAAGGGGCATTATCAGATTATATTCAGCAAGAATATACGAATACTATTTTAAGCCAATTCCCGCAGGCAAAATCTTTTATTGTTGCGAATGCAGATCACTGGGTTCATGCAGAGAAACCCGATGCCGTAGTTCGTGCTATCACCAAATTTTTAGAAAAATCGAGAGAATAA
- the cmoA gene encoding carboxy-S-adenosyl-L-methionine synthase CmoA: MQKDTLFSAPIEKLGDFTFDESVAEVFPDMIQRSVPGYSNIITAIGMLAERFVTDSSNVYDLGCSRGAGILSIRRNLKAKDVQIIGVDNSQPMVERCKAHLNAYHSDIPVEILLDDIREIEIKNASMVVLNFTLQFLPRADRLQLLQKIYHGLNSNGVLVLSEKFTFDSEIMNELLIDLHHTFKRANGYSELEVSQKRNALENVMLTDSIETHKARLKEAGFEQVELWFQCFNFGSMIAIKA, from the coding sequence ATGCAAAAAGATACGTTATTTTCAGCGCCTATTGAAAAATTAGGGGATTTTACCTTTGATGAGTCGGTTGCTGAAGTTTTCCCCGATATGATTCAACGCTCTGTACCGGGGTATTCGAACATCATCACCGCAATCGGAATGTTGGCCGAGCGTTTTGTAACTGATTCCTCAAATGTCTATGATTTAGGTTGTTCTCGAGGTGCTGGAATTTTATCTATTCGGCGCAATCTAAAAGCGAAAGATGTTCAAATTATCGGTGTGGATAATTCACAACCAATGGTTGAGCGTTGTAAAGCTCATTTAAATGCCTATCATTCAGATATCCCTGTTGAGATTTTATTGGATGATATTCGCGAAATTGAGATCAAAAATGCTTCTATGGTTGTGCTGAATTTCACATTACAATTTCTACCAAGAGCAGATAGACTTCAATTACTGCAAAAAATTTATCATGGACTGAACTCAAATGGTGTGTTGGTATTATCGGAAAAATTTACCTTCGATAGTGAGATCATGAATGAATTGTTGATTGATTTACACCATACTTTTAAAAGAGCAAACGGATATAGTGAACTGGAAGTCAGTCAAAAACGTAATGCATTAGAAAACGTAATGTTAACAGACAGTATTGAAACTCATAAAGCCCGTTTGAAAGAAGCCGGATTTGAGCAAGTGGAGTTATGGTTTCAATGTTTTAACTTCGGCTCAATGATTGCAATCAAAGCTTAA
- the purR gene encoding HTH-type transcriptional repressor PurR yields MATIKDVAKQAGVSTTTVSHVINKTRFVAEETTKAVWNAIKELNYSPSAVARSLKINTTKSIGMIITTSESPFFAEIVLAVEEYCYRKGYSLFLCNTQNDPEKIQNHLDMLIKKRVDGILVMCSEYTNNSFDIFENTNIPMVIMDWGMSDERSDLILDHGFDGGYLATQHLIENGHKEIAVITGNLSKEIARTRFDGFKKALSNAGLVLRDEWVLEGDFEPEGGYECMNNLLKSGQTLPTAVFCFNDVMALGAISAITESGLGVPQDISVIGYDNIHSSRFYAPPLTTVHQSKSRLGSAALELLLARIEDNEKAKEPKVLEFFPELVKRSSVRDLTIIKE; encoded by the coding sequence ATGGCAACGATAAAAGATGTTGCGAAACAGGCAGGTGTATCAACTACTACCGTTTCACATGTCATTAATAAAACCCGCTTTGTAGCAGAAGAGACAACTAAAGCGGTATGGAATGCAATTAAAGAACTTAATTATTCCCCAAGTGCAGTAGCGCGCAGTTTAAAAATCAATACTACAAAATCGATTGGTATGATCATTACAACCAGCGAATCGCCTTTCTTTGCTGAGATTGTTCTAGCAGTGGAGGAATATTGCTACCGAAAAGGCTACTCCCTGTTTTTATGTAATACTCAAAATGATCCTGAGAAAATTCAAAATCATTTGGATATGCTTATTAAAAAACGGGTAGATGGTATCTTAGTGATGTGTTCTGAATACACCAATAATTCTTTCGACATTTTCGAAAATACCAATATTCCGATGGTTATTATGGATTGGGGAATGAGTGATGAGCGTAGTGATTTAATTTTAGATCATGGCTTTGACGGCGGTTATTTAGCCACACAGCATTTGATTGAAAATGGGCATAAAGAAATTGCGGTAATTACCGGAAATTTAAGTAAAGAAATTGCACGGACTCGTTTTGACGGATTTAAAAAAGCGCTATCGAATGCCGGTTTAGTTCTCCGTGATGAATGGGTTTTAGAAGGTGATTTTGAACCAGAAGGCGGTTATGAGTGCATGAATAATTTGCTAAAAAGTGGTCAAACCTTACCAACGGCAGTATTCTGTTTTAATGATGTGATGGCATTAGGGGCAATTTCTGCAATTACTGAAAGCGGTTTAGGTGTACCGCAGGATATTTCTGTGATCGGGTATGATAATATCCATAGTTCACGCTTTTACGCGCCACCACTAACAACGGTACACCAATCAAAATCCCGCTTGGGATCAGCTGCTTTGGAATTACTCTTGGCAAGAATAGAAGATAATGAGAAAGCTAAAGAACCAAAAGTATTAGAATTTTTTCCGGAGTTAGTAAAACGCAGCTCAGTTAGAGATTTAACAATAATTAAGGAGTAA
- a CDS encoding DedA family protein, protein METLIEFFSSYGYWAVFLVLLACGFGLPIPEDITLVSGGVISGLGYTNVHWMLVVSMFGVLIGDSTMYWLGRIYGEKILKFPLIRRVATPERFATVQERFEKQGWKLLFMARFLPGLRAVVYLVSGITRKVSFAKFLFVDFIAAIISVPIWVYLGDYGASNIDWLKEQVTNGQHIIFVILGVVILFIGWKWYKNKKVKSA, encoded by the coding sequence ATGGAAACGTTAATTGAATTTTTTAGTAGTTACGGCTATTGGGCTGTATTTCTTGTTCTACTTGCCTGTGGATTCGGGCTTCCTATTCCTGAAGATATTACATTAGTATCCGGCGGTGTTATTTCGGGGTTGGGCTATACCAATGTACATTGGATGCTTGTAGTCAGTATGTTTGGTGTATTGATCGGTGATAGCACGATGTACTGGTTGGGTAGAATTTATGGTGAAAAAATTCTTAAGTTTCCATTAATTAGACGAGTCGCAACGCCTGAGCGTTTTGCAACAGTACAAGAACGTTTCGAAAAACAAGGTTGGAAATTACTTTTCATGGCGCGTTTCCTCCCAGGGTTACGTGCGGTAGTCTATCTGGTTTCTGGCATTACCAGAAAGGTTAGTTTTGCTAAATTTTTATTCGTTGATTTTATTGCTGCGATTATTTCTGTGCCTATTTGGGTTTATTTAGGTGATTATGGTGCCTCTAATATTGATTGGCTGAAAGAACAAGTTACAAATGGTCAGCATATTATTTTCGTAATTTTAGGTGTAGTAATCTTATTTATAGGTTGGAAATGGTATAAAAACAAGAAAGTGAAGTCAGCATAA